The region TCACTCTCGATCCAGCGTTCCGTGACATCGATCATCGCAGCCAGCGTCGGGCTGTCTGCATCCATATAGAGCTGACGCCGATCCTCAACATCGGCGCCAAAACGGTCCGCGACATGCTGCACCATGGCAACGACCAGAATGTCCTTGGTCGGAAAATTGTAGAGGACACCGCCTTTGGAGAACCCGCTGCGTTCGGCCACCGCGTCGATGGTCAAACTCAGTGCCCCCGCCTCCCGCACGATATCAAGTGCGGCATCGAGGATCTCGATCTTGGTTGTCGGCGGCTTCCTGTTTTGACGTGGGCTCATGTTCGGTCAATCGTGTTGGGGGCACTTCAAGGGCGCTGCTGCCCGGCGACCTCATTGTAAACTCAAGAGTTTAAATAATCCGTCCGGTCGGTACAGACAAGTGCAAAAAGCAGATATCGCGAAAACAAGTCCGCAGGACATCAATCATGTGTTCGAAAGGACATGGACAGGAAATGAAAACGCAGTCTGACGGGGCCCTTCGACCTTCCGCGAACCCGCGAAAAACAACGCTAGGCGGCCTCGCCTGCCGCCGCGGTCTCTTCTTCGCTAGCCTTTTTGGCCGCATCACGCTCTGCAAGTTCGAGATTTAGAGCGAATTCAAGATACTGACTGGCAGGCATAGGCACTGCGAAATAATAGCCCTGAGCAGCTGTCACGCCGAGTTCACGCAGTCTTTCGATCTGTTCTTCCTGCTCAACGCCTTCCGCGATGATGCCCATTCCCAGATTGTCAGCAAGCTCGACCATTGAATCGACAATGGTCGTCGAACTGTCGTCGTCGCCAATAGCATCAATAAACATCTTGTCGATCTTGATGATGTCGATGCCCAGCTTTTGGAGGTAGGCCATGCCGCCATGGCCGGTTCCCACATCATCCAGAGCCACACGAACGCCAAGCGCCTGCAACTCGGCGATGATCTTGCGCGCCAGTTCAAGATCCTCCAGCGGGTAACGCTCGGTCACCTCGACCACAATCTGCTGGAAGGAAATATCAGATCCCTCGTAGATGGACTTGATATCATTGACCACATCGCGGTTTCGGAAATGTCCGGCGAACAGGTTAATCGAAAGCTTCAGATCAGGGTTTTCCTGATAAAGCTTGCCGACCTCCTCGCAGGTCTGCTCCATCAGATGCCGGGTCATGTCAAAGATATGACCATTCCTCTCGGCATATTCCATGAACTGCCCCGGCGAAACGATCATGCCGTTCGGCCGGCGCCACCGCATGAGAACCTCACACCCGCGAAGCTTCCCGGTCTCGATGTCCATGACCGGCTGGTAATAAGGGATGAACTCGCCATTGCGGATCGCGGCGATGAAATCATCATTGGCTTCATTTTCCGGCCGCCAGGAGAACCAGACACCAATAGCGACAAAGAGCAAGGCAAAGGCTGCACAGGCGGTCGCTGCAATAATCTTCAGATCGTGAACAACCTGGATCGCCGCTGACTTGGGCGCAACCAGCGTTGCCTCCAGCGGATATCGCTCGGACAGAACCTGAACCACGATGGCATTGTCCGGATTTGAGCTTTCGGAGTTGTAGCCTCCGGTCTCGAACCAGAGAATATCGTTGCCAAGCCGTAGCTCCACACGCCGATAGGCCCGCAGGTACTCAGGTCCCGGGTCTGAGGCAATG is a window of Labrenzia sp. CE80 DNA encoding:
- a CDS encoding EAL domain-containing protein, with the protein product MSQRYIIFVRAVVIAVVLATAPLFAANMILNQYAESQAERELEAMGERYIQRADNAISSTVSALQRLDRDDIQTCDAEDRGLLQSVISSEGYIDAIGLVDRDGKRMCIVPDMELTGEAILPILQQDGPLVGIGMLDKSFLGARVAVVSWDLGNGYRLFAEVTPVAIASDPGPEYLRAYRRVELRLGNDILWFETGGYNSESSNPDNAIVVQVLSERYPLEATLVAPKSAAIQVVHDLKIIAATACAAFALLFVAIGVWFSWRPENEANDDFIAAIRNGEFIPYYQPVMDIETGKLRGCEVLMRWRRPNGMIVSPGQFMEYAERNGHIFDMTRHLMEQTCEEVGKLYQENPDLKLSINLFAGHFRNRDVVNDIKSIYEGSDISFQQIVVEVTERYPLEDLELARKIIAELQALGVRVALDDVGTGHGGMAYLQKLGIDIIKIDKMFIDAIGDDDSSTTIVDSMVELADNLGMGIIAEGVEQEEQIERLRELGVTAAQGYYFAVPMPASQYLEFALNLELAERDAAKKASEEETAAAGEAA
- a CDS encoding TetR family transcriptional regulator; amino-acid sequence: MSPRQNRKPPTTKIEILDAALDIVREAGALSLTIDAVAERSGFSKGGVLYNFPTKDILVVAMVQHVADRFGADVEDRRQLYMDADSPTLAAMIDVTERWIESELSVARALMVANLSFPGLVAPILELKGQLKSDIQTETADFTGALVIWSALEGLQFSNAHCVALHTDEERLAVLAELRRRVNVEGRR